A genomic region of Rhipicephalus sanguineus isolate Rsan-2018 chromosome 3, BIME_Rsan_1.4, whole genome shotgun sequence contains the following coding sequences:
- the LOC125757835 gene encoding uncharacterized protein LOC125757835, whose translation MATNDATQTERTHEAPQYPAVSAVALKLPCFWPADPVLWFAQVEAQFTTRRILSQETKFHQVIAALTPTEAAEVRDIILAPPTEQPYDALKRELIRRTTLSEQKRLQQLLTAQDLGDRKPSQLLRGMRQLLGEKASKMDDSLLRQLFLQRLPANVCMVLAAAGDLPLDDLAALADRVLEVLRSVRFRRRVQIGKANQHTICKP comes from the exons ATGGCGACCAACGACGCTACCCAGACGGAGAGAACCCACGAAGCCCCGCAATATCCTGCCGTCTCAGCAGTTGCACTCAAACTTCCGTGTTTCTGGCCTGCAGACCCTGTTCTTTGGTTCGCTcaagtcgaggcccagtttaCTACAAGAAGAATTTTGTCTCAGGAAACAAAATTCCATCAGGTTATTGCGGCCCTAACGCCAACCGAAGCAGCCGAGGTGCGCGATATCATCCTCGCCCCTCCGACCGAGCAGCCATACGACGCGTTGAAACGCGAGCTCATCCGCCGCACCACCCTCTCCGAGCAGAAGCGCCTGCAACAGCTCCTAACAGCCCAAGACCTGGGGGACCGCAAACCATCGCAGTTGCTTCGTGGCATGCGCCAGCTCCTGGGAGAGAAGGCGTCGAAGATGGACGACTCCCTCCTCCGCCAACTGTTTCTCCAACGCCTCCCTGCAAATGTTTGCATGGTTCTTGCAGCGGCTGGCGACTTGCCCCTCGATGACCTCGCCGCTCTCGCTGACAGGGTGTTGGAG GTGCTGAGGTCAGTGCGGTTCCGGCGACGCGTGCAGATCGGCAAGGCCAACCAACATACAATCTGCAAGCCGTGA